AACGAGTTTACAGGACGTCCATGATGATTTGACTCTCATGCCCGGGGCGGCAACACTTCTGGCAACGCTGAAGCAGAATAATGTTTTTTGTGGACTGGTCTCGGGCGGGTTTTCGTTTTTTGCAGATAAGATCGCAGCTCAGTTAAATTTTGATGCCTGCCATTGCAATCAGCTTGAGATAGAAGCGGATCACTTAACCGGCAAGGTTATCGATCCTATTCTCGGCAGAGAAGCCAAGGCAGCACGTTTGCAAAGCTGGTGTGATGAAAAAAATCTGCCCGCCGCTGAAACCCTTGCCGTCGGGGACGGGTCAAATGACCTTGATATGCTCAAACTTTCGGGTATGGGTGTCGCTTTCCGAGCAAAGCCACTGGTGGCAGATGCCGCCGATTTCAGCATTGTTCATGGCGACCTGACAGCCCTGCTTTATCTCCAGGGCTATCAGGCTGAAGAAATCCAGTTTAAATCTTAATGGCGACAAACCGCAAACCTTGCGGAGTGTGCATCAACACCAGAATCGACTTTTTACCTGCTTTTTTGGCTTTATTGACCAAATCCTCAACATCCTGGGGCTTGGCGACACTCGTTTGATCCACCTCAACAATAATATCGCCAGACTTTACACCGCTTTCTGATGCTGAGCTATCCGCATCAACTTGAGCAATCAACACACCTTCCTTGTCATCATCCAGACCAGCACGCGCGCGTGTCTTAGCATCAAGCGTTTCTAGCGTTAGCCCAAGAAGTTTTAATCCCGGTTGATTGGTTTGCTTTTTCGGATTGGCTGGTTGAGTCTCGGCAAGTTGATTACTTTCTTCAAGTCGCCCTACCTTTACCTTAAGTGTCACAACCTTTCCACGTCTTTGAACTTTAACCTGCACAGCCTTATCAATCGGTGTTTCTGCCACAATACGCGGTAAGTCCCTCATTTCGGCGACTTCTTTACCGTCAAATGACAGAATAACATCGCCCTGCTTCATACCTGCCTCATCAGCTGGGCCGCCGGGAATAATTTCTGAAACAAGCGCGCCTTTTGGCTTTGAAAGGCCAAGGCTTTCCGCAAGGTCTTCTGTAATGCGCTGAATAC
This sequence is a window from Candidatus Micropelagos thuwalensis. Protein-coding genes within it:
- the serB gene encoding phosphoserine phosphatase SerB, with the protein product MNKKPYYLVLTCNPASPVLTNELVARISLHLGEQEETVTCLNEGVAYEIPLNISTSEFENKITALRENFSDLPVDFNLVSSEGRRKKLLIADMESTIIEQECLDELADRLNLRNKISDITSRAMRGEIDFEPALRERVSLLAGLPATSLQDVHDDLTLMPGAATLLATLKQNNVFCGLVSGGFSFFADKIAAQLNFDACHCNQLEIEADHLTGKVIDPILGREAKAARLQSWCDEKNLPAAETLAVGDGSNDLDMLKLSGMGVAFRAKPLVADAADFSIVHGDLTALLYLQGYQAEEIQFKS